In Carassius carassius chromosome 5, fCarCar2.1, whole genome shotgun sequence, one genomic interval encodes:
- the LOC132140946 gene encoding phosphatidylinositol polyphosphate 5-phosphatase type IV-like produces the protein MLYAAAHGVLYLTVFVRRDLIWFCSEVEHATVTTRIISQIKTKGAVGIGFTFFGTSFLFITSHFTSGDSKVYERILDYNKIIEALALPRNLPDTNPYRSTTSDVTTRFDEVFWFGDFNFRLNKTRGEVEAILNQVMGADMSPLLQHDQLLKEMKKGSIFKGFQEASIHFPPTYKFDIGFDVYDTTTKQRTPSYTDRILYRNRQADDIKVVKYMSCLSIKTSDHRPVIGMFQVKLRPGRDNIPLGAGQFDRSLYLEGIRRRITRELKKREAAMKNQNNSTVCTIS, from the exons ATGCTGTACGCAGCGGCCCATGGTGTTCTCTATCTCACTGTGTTTGTCAGGAGAGACCTCATATGGTTCTGTTCag AGGTGGAACATGCTACAGTTACAACCAGAATTATATCTCAGATTAAGACTAAAGGAGCTGTGGGTATCGGCTTCACTTTCTTTGGAACATCCTTCCTGTTTATCACATCCCATTTCACTT CTGGAGATTCTAAAGTATATGAGAGGATCTTAGATTACAACAAGATCATAGAAGCTTTGGCTCTTCCTAGAAACCTTCCAGATACAAACCCTTACCGCTCCACAACAT CTGATGTCACAACCCGTTTTGATGAAGTCTTCTGGTTTGGAGATTTTAATTTCCGCCTGAATAAAACCAGAGGTGAGGTGGAGGCCATTTTGAATCAGGTTATGGGCGCAGATATGAGCCCACTATTACAGCATGACCAGCTGTTGAAAGAGATGAAAAAAG GTTCCATTTTTAAAGGGTTTCAGGAAGCATCTATTCATTTTCCTCCTACATACAAGTTTGACATTGGTTTTGACGTCTATGACACCACCACAAAGCAGAGAACACCCTCATACACA GACCGGATTCTTTATCGAAACAGACAAGCAGATGACATTAAAGTGGTCAAGTATATGTCTTGCTTGTCCATTAAGACATCAGATCACCGGCCTGTCATCGGCATGTTTCAGGTCAAACTTCGTCCAGGTCGAGATAA CATTCCTTTGGGTGCTGGCCAGTTTGACAGGAGCCTGTACCTAGAAGGAATCCGAAGGAGAATCACCAGGGAGCTGAAAAAGAGAGAGGCAGCCATGAAGAACCAGAATAACAGCACAGTTTGCACCATATCCTGA